From a region of the Halolamina sp. CBA1230 genome:
- a CDS encoding NRAMP family divalent metal transporter, producing MGGNNYIEGVSVPSVSGFFEKYGLALVMVASYFGSGSVFIASSAGVRYGYTLLWAVVGAVLLGFLAQDMSARLGIHGESLATFAREKLGSTLATAIMVVLSVGCVAWTLELTAAVGKGIVVLLGLQGVGWQPFAYLTGLAAIVVGVLGYDMVERIMVAMMFVLLAAYLVVAGASSPDLAAAATGFVPSLGPTGSMALAVSILGTTALWPNFFLESELVDRKGWTTRADVPTMRRDLGIGYAVGGITTVAIVVVAAAVLRPAGYEQLQTFITPGRALAEILGDWAMVVFLAGTLAAAFNSIVPIMWAPAYMISNALGGAFAGNDRVFKVIYVGGVALGSLSPLVHRYLGLSVIDMILLFPAYNGVVGLPVTAILLFWAVNDGDVMGEHTNGWKLNVLNSALILLAVYSAWSAGQTVIEAILSGGL from the coding sequence ATGGGTGGAAACAACTACATCGAAGGGGTATCGGTTCCCTCCGTCTCGGGGTTCTTCGAGAAGTACGGGCTCGCGCTCGTGATGGTCGCGAGCTACTTCGGGTCCGGTTCGGTGTTCATCGCCAGCTCCGCGGGCGTTCGGTACGGCTACACGCTGCTGTGGGCCGTCGTCGGCGCGGTACTGCTCGGCTTCCTCGCCCAGGACATGAGTGCGCGGCTGGGCATCCACGGGGAGTCGCTGGCGACGTTCGCCCGCGAGAAACTCGGCTCGACGCTCGCGACAGCCATCATGGTCGTCCTCTCGGTCGGCTGCGTGGCGTGGACCCTCGAGCTGACCGCGGCAGTCGGGAAAGGTATCGTCGTCCTCCTCGGCCTGCAGGGAGTCGGCTGGCAGCCGTTCGCATACCTGACCGGGCTCGCCGCCATCGTCGTCGGCGTGCTCGGCTACGATATGGTCGAGCGCATTATGGTCGCGATGATGTTCGTACTGCTCGCGGCCTACCTCGTCGTCGCGGGCGCAAGCTCCCCCGACTTGGCCGCCGCCGCGACCGGGTTCGTGCCGTCGCTCGGGCCGACCGGGTCGATGGCGCTCGCGGTGAGCATCCTCGGGACGACGGCGCTCTGGCCGAACTTCTTCCTCGAGTCCGAGCTCGTCGACAGGAAGGGCTGGACCACCCGCGCCGACGTCCCCACGATGCGCCGGGATCTCGGCATCGGCTACGCCGTCGGCGGCATCACCACCGTCGCTATCGTCGTCGTTGCGGCCGCAGTCCTCCGGCCGGCCGGCTACGAACAGCTCCAGACGTTCATCACGCCCGGGCGGGCGCTCGCCGAAATCCTCGGCGACTGGGCGATGGTCGTCTTCCTCGCGGGCACGCTCGCTGCCGCGTTCAACAGTATCGTCCCCATCATGTGGGCGCCCGCCTACATGATCTCGAACGCGCTCGGCGGCGCGTTCGCCGGCAACGACCGCGTGTTCAAGGTCATCTACGTCGGCGGCGTCGCGCTCGGGAGCCTCTCCCCGCTCGTCCACAGGTACCTCGGACTGAGCGTCATCGACATGATCCTCCTGTTCCCGGCGTACAACGGCGTCGTCGGGCTGCCCGTGACCGCGATCCTGCTGTTCTGGGCGGTCAACGACGGCGACGTGATGGGTGAGCACACGAACGGCTGGAAGCTGAACGTGCTCAACAGCGCGCTCATCCTGCTCGCGGTCTACTCCGCGTGGAGCGCCGGACAGACGGTCATCGAGGCCATCCTCTCCGGCGGACTCTAA
- a CDS encoding sulfite exporter TauE/SafE family protein, protein MLADIPTATLAALVVLSLFAGVGITAVGPGGIFVTIALVALTDLEPAVVVGTASATFVATGLVGAESYRRSGELDSRRGRRMAAVLSATGLAGALVGVRLNAVVDAATFERLLGVFVSLTGILVLYRTRYGSAGADGYDPTTVRGALAIAGIGTFVGVSGGLLGVGGPVLAVPLLVAVGVPMLVAIGVAQVQSVFVAAFATVGYLARGAVSWPLVVAIGVPQLVGVVVGWRVAQRVDERRLTAVLAVLLLAIGPYIVVR, encoded by the coding sequence ATGCTGGCCGACATCCCGACCGCCACGCTCGCCGCCCTCGTCGTGCTCTCGCTTTTCGCCGGCGTCGGCATCACTGCCGTCGGCCCCGGCGGCATCTTCGTCACCATCGCCCTCGTCGCGCTGACCGACCTCGAGCCCGCAGTCGTCGTCGGCACGGCCAGCGCGACGTTCGTCGCGACGGGGCTCGTCGGCGCGGAGAGCTACCGTCGCTCCGGCGAACTCGACTCGCGACGCGGCCGACGGATGGCGGCCGTCCTGAGCGCCACCGGGCTGGCGGGCGCGCTCGTCGGCGTCCGCCTGAACGCCGTGGTCGACGCGGCGACGTTCGAGCGCCTGCTCGGCGTGTTCGTCTCGCTGACGGGCATCCTCGTCCTCTACCGCACGCGCTACGGGTCGGCGGGAGCCGACGGCTACGACCCGACGACGGTCCGCGGCGCACTCGCGATCGCGGGCATCGGCACGTTCGTGGGCGTCTCCGGGGGCCTCCTCGGCGTCGGCGGTCCCGTCCTCGCCGTCCCCCTGCTGGTCGCCGTCGGCGTCCCGATGCTGGTCGCGATCGGCGTCGCGCAGGTCCAGTCGGTGTTCGTCGCCGCGTTCGCGACCGTCGGCTACCTCGCCCGCGGCGCGGTCTCGTGGCCGCTCGTGGTCGCCATCGGCGTCCCCCAGCTCGTCGGCGTCGTCGTCGGTTGGCGGGTCGCACAGCGCGTCGACGAACGCCGGCTCACTGCGGTGCTGGCGGTGTTACTGCTTGCGATCGGGCCGTACATCGTAGTGCGCTAA
- a CDS encoding DoxX family protein, with translation MTDDDRSLSQLGRIALGLGLALQASEDFRDMEDSIEYAESAGVPYPERLAPMASGSMVAAGLGIVLWRLPRLATAAAATFLAVVTPTMHDFWNEEDGSGDRLAFFGNLAMFGGVLVFLKEAWCRD, from the coding sequence ATGACCGACGACGACCGTTCGCTCTCACAGCTCGGACGGATCGCGCTCGGCCTCGGCCTCGCGCTACAGGCCAGCGAGGACTTCCGGGACATGGAGGACAGCATCGAGTACGCCGAGTCGGCGGGCGTGCCGTACCCCGAACGGCTCGCACCGATGGCGTCGGGATCGATGGTCGCCGCGGGGCTGGGGATCGTGCTCTGGCGGCTCCCCCGACTCGCGACTGCCGCAGCGGCGACGTTCCTCGCGGTCGTGACGCCGACGATGCACGACTTCTGGAACGAGGAGGACGGCAGCGGCGATCGGCTGGCGTTCTTCGGCAACCTCGCGATGTTCGGCGGCGTGCTCGTGTTCCTGAAGGAAGCGTGGTGTCGGGACTGA
- a CDS encoding N-acyl homoserine lactonase family protein — MVDATIDVIHRGGLECDLNYLIQGNTLGSHDEPNPDTDYEEIPVWNLVIDHPEATILWDTGNHEDALDGHWPEGLKQAFYPHDAREHSLPGDLEAAGYSLDDIDAVFQTHLHLDHAGGLHHFDGTDVPVYVHEKELKFAYYSEKTDKGSAAYILEDFDHDLNWQIVHQDRESHFEDVEFVRLPGHTPGLMGTMIHLDDHGTLVFAGDEIYQDVNYEDEVPLGAGLLWGSQEWFESLQTLKELERYHDAEIVYGHDPDQFEEIRSGWS, encoded by the coding sequence ATGGTCGACGCTACCATCGACGTGATCCATCGCGGCGGACTGGAGTGCGACCTGAACTACCTGATCCAGGGGAACACCCTCGGGAGCCACGACGAACCCAACCCGGACACCGACTACGAGGAGATCCCGGTGTGGAACCTCGTGATCGACCACCCCGAGGCGACGATCCTCTGGGACACGGGCAACCACGAGGACGCGCTCGACGGCCACTGGCCGGAGGGGCTCAAGCAGGCGTTCTACCCCCACGACGCCCGCGAGCACAGCCTCCCGGGCGACCTCGAGGCGGCGGGGTACAGCCTCGACGACATCGACGCCGTGTTCCAGACCCACCTGCATCTGGACCACGCCGGCGGCCTGCACCACTTCGACGGGACGGACGTGCCGGTGTACGTCCACGAGAAGGAGCTCAAGTTCGCGTACTACTCCGAGAAGACCGACAAGGGCAGCGCCGCGTACATTCTGGAGGACTTCGACCACGACCTGAACTGGCAGATCGTCCACCAGGACCGCGAGAGCCACTTCGAGGACGTGGAGTTCGTCCGCCTCCCCGGCCACACGCCCGGGCTCATGGGGACGATGATCCACCTCGACGACCACGGCACGCTCGTGTTCGCGGGCGACGAGATCTACCAGGACGTGAACTACGAGGACGAGGTGCCACTGGGCGCCGGCCTGCTCTGGGGGAGCCAGGAGTGGTTCGAGAGCCTCCAGACGCTGAAGGAGCTCGAACGCTACCACGACGCCGAGATCGTGTACGGCCACGACCCCGACCAGTTCGAGGAGATCCGCTCGGGGTGGTCCTGA
- a CDS encoding hydroxyacid-oxoacid transhydrogenase, protein MSYQRSVSADSHELSPETVWHVDMPEIRFGRDATDELAFQLGDLGVEDEARGVVITDEGVADAGHADRVVGHLESAGFDVDLYDDGEREPSIGAIEDCLEFVRDHTEDGYDFYVGLGGGSCMDTAKATRAIIANGGSPLDYIAEPTGEGQPLTDSGPPLVLLPTTAGTGAEISPVAILSVPEKEIKEAISSNHVRADAAVLDPTLTTTLPPELTARTAMDALGHAIEGYTTHEYDSLLRPEDPADRPVYAGRTPLTEMFSEKAIRLLSGSVRTAVHNGDDLDAREDMLLGALFGAISGLTAGASLCHAMAYPVGNKYHTYHGETIAVLTPASTIDYNSASDPSRFAEVAEMFGVDTAGMTDRAAADALKEEYIQLQQDLNVLPSGLNELAGITEDDVDWLAQQTVDTQARLLRCNPRPVTKEDVADVFRDALHNWEN, encoded by the coding sequence GTGAGCTACCAGCGTTCGGTCTCGGCCGACAGTCACGAACTCTCCCCGGAGACGGTCTGGCACGTCGACATGCCGGAGATCCGGTTCGGCCGGGACGCCACCGACGAACTCGCCTTCCAACTCGGTGACCTCGGTGTCGAGGACGAGGCTCGCGGCGTCGTGATCACCGACGAGGGGGTCGCCGACGCCGGGCACGCCGACCGCGTCGTCGGCCACCTCGAGTCGGCCGGCTTCGACGTCGACCTGTACGACGACGGCGAGCGCGAGCCCTCGATCGGGGCGATCGAGGACTGCCTCGAGTTCGTCCGCGACCACACCGAGGACGGGTACGACTTCTACGTCGGTCTCGGGGGTGGGAGCTGTATGGACACCGCGAAGGCGACGCGGGCGATCATCGCCAACGGCGGCAGCCCACTGGACTACATCGCCGAACCCACCGGCGAGGGCCAACCCCTCACGGATTCGGGACCGCCGCTCGTGCTGTTGCCGACGACGGCCGGCACCGGCGCCGAGATCTCGCCGGTCGCGATCCTCTCGGTGCCCGAGAAGGAGATCAAGGAGGCGATCTCCAGCAACCACGTCCGGGCCGACGCCGCCGTGCTCGACCCGACGCTGACGACGACGCTCCCCCCGGAGCTCACCGCGCGGACGGCGATGGACGCGCTCGGCCACGCGATCGAGGGGTACACCACCCACGAGTACGACTCGCTGCTGCGCCCCGAGGACCCGGCCGACCGCCCCGTCTACGCCGGCCGCACGCCGCTGACCGAGATGTTCTCCGAGAAGGCGATCCGCCTGCTCTCGGGGAGCGTCCGGACCGCCGTCCACAACGGCGACGACCTCGACGCCCGCGAGGACATGCTGCTGGGCGCGCTGTTCGGCGCCATCTCCGGGCTCACCGCCGGCGCGAGCCTCTGTCACGCGATGGCGTACCCGGTCGGCAACAAGTACCACACGTACCACGGCGAGACGATCGCCGTCCTCACCCCCGCGAGCACGATCGACTACAACTCGGCGAGCGACCCCAGTCGATTCGCGGAGGTCGCGGAGATGTTCGGTGTCGACACCGCGGGGATGACCGACCGCGCCGCCGCCGACGCGCTCAAGGAGGAGTACATCCAGCTCCAGCAGGACCTGAACGTCCTGCCGAGCGGCCTCAACGAGCTCGCAGGCATCACCGAGGACGACGTGGACTGGCTGGCCCAGCAGACCGTCGACACGCAGGCCCGCCTGCTGCGGTGTAACCCTCGCCCGGTGACGAAGGAGGACGTGGCTGACGTGTTCCGTGACGCGCTGCACAACTGGGAAAACTGA
- a CDS encoding NAD-dependent succinate-semialdehyde dehydrogenase, with product MDATNPATGERIATYEPDSATEVEAALSRADAAFDDWRDRPIREREELLADAAEVLRENKRGYAELMTEEMGKPISQAVSEVEKCAWVCDHYAEHASAYLQPDGHPGPPGADVETVYEPLGPVLAVMPWNFPFWQVFRFAAPYLTAGNVGLLKHASNVPGCAEAIEDVFREAGYPEGAFQTLLIGSDDVDDVLADDRVRAATLTGSGPAGRAVASTAGENLKKTVLELGGSDPFVVLEDADIDDAAETGAWARNLNSGQSCIAAKRFVVHTDVYDEFLDRFVDEVEALTVGDPTDEATEVGPQASQDLLDDLHEQVQQSIDAGATVLTGEGPMDREGAFYEPTVLADVPEGSPADSEELFGPVAAVFEVDDEQAAIEKANDTEFGLGASVWTEDRERGRRVAREIDAGCTYVNQLVKSDPRVPFGGVGVSGYGRELSEPGIKEFVNRKTLWVE from the coding sequence ATGGACGCGACCAACCCCGCGACGGGCGAACGCATCGCAACTTACGAGCCGGACTCCGCGACGGAGGTCGAGGCGGCGCTTTCCCGCGCCGACGCGGCGTTCGACGACTGGCGCGACCGACCGATCCGGGAGCGCGAGGAACTGCTCGCCGACGCCGCCGAGGTGCTCCGGGAGAACAAGCGCGGCTACGCGGAGCTGATGACCGAGGAGATGGGCAAACCGATCTCGCAGGCGGTCTCGGAGGTCGAGAAATGTGCGTGGGTCTGTGATCACTACGCCGAGCACGCCAGCGCCTACCTCCAGCCCGACGGCCACCCCGGCCCGCCGGGCGCCGACGTCGAGACGGTGTACGAGCCGCTGGGGCCGGTGCTGGCGGTGATGCCGTGGAACTTCCCGTTTTGGCAGGTGTTCCGCTTCGCCGCGCCGTACCTGACGGCGGGCAACGTCGGCCTGCTGAAACACGCCTCGAACGTCCCGGGCTGTGCGGAGGCGATCGAGGACGTGTTCCGCGAGGCGGGCTACCCCGAGGGCGCCTTCCAGACGCTGCTGATCGGCTCCGACGACGTCGACGACGTGCTCGCGGACGACCGCGTGCGCGCGGCGACACTCACGGGGAGCGGCCCGGCCGGGCGCGCGGTCGCCTCGACGGCCGGCGAGAACCTCAAGAAGACCGTGCTCGAACTCGGCGGCAGCGACCCGTTCGTCGTGCTCGAGGACGCCGACATCGACGACGCGGCCGAGACCGGCGCGTGGGCGCGCAACCTCAACAGCGGCCAGTCCTGCATCGCCGCCAAGCGGTTCGTCGTCCACACGGACGTGTACGACGAGTTCCTCGATCGGTTCGTCGACGAGGTCGAGGCGCTGACGGTCGGCGACCCGACCGACGAGGCCACCGAGGTCGGCCCGCAGGCCAGCCAGGACCTGCTGGACGATCTCCACGAGCAGGTCCAGCAGTCGATCGACGCCGGCGCGACCGTGCTGACCGGCGAGGGGCCGATGGACCGCGAGGGGGCGTTCTACGAGCCGACGGTGCTCGCGGACGTGCCCGAGGGCTCCCCCGCCGACAGCGAGGAGCTGTTCGGCCCGGTCGCGGCGGTGTTCGAGGTCGACGACGAACAGGCGGCGATCGAGAAGGCCAACGACACCGAGTTCGGCCTCGGCGCGAGCGTCTGGACCGAAGACCGCGAGCGCGGCCGCCGGGTCGCCCGGGAGATCGACGCCGGCTGTACGTACGTGAACCAGTTGGTGAAGTCCGACCCCCGCGTCCCCTTCGGCGGCGTCGGCGTCTCGGGCTACGGCCGCGAACTCTCCGAGCCCGGGATCAAGGAGTTCGTCAACCGAAAGACGCTCTGGGTGGAGTGA
- a CDS encoding alanyl-tRNA editing protein, whose translation MTEQLYLEDATVDSFEATVERTVGDDRVVLDRTHFYPEGGGQPADHGTISTDDGREWQVVDVQKHDGIHHYLEPGEGVDGDELPEAGATVTGDLDWERRYSHMRYHTAQHLLSALLLAEYDAETTGNQVRAHKATLDCAYERFHDDELAHVEERLNELVDDARPVEWYVLDRETAEEELDPERTRLSLLPDSITEIRIVEIGGRSAARGAAEGGDPASDDGSEPFDRTACAGTHVSNTEEIGEVSVTGRETKGSEEERITFELA comes from the coding sequence ATGACCGAGCAGCTCTACCTGGAGGACGCCACCGTCGACTCGTTCGAGGCGACCGTCGAACGGACTGTGGGCGACGACCGCGTCGTACTCGACCGGACCCACTTCTACCCCGAGGGCGGCGGCCAGCCCGCCGATCACGGCACCATCAGCACCGACGACGGCCGGGAGTGGCAGGTCGTCGACGTGCAGAAACACGACGGGATCCACCACTATCTGGAACCGGGAGAAGGGGTCGACGGCGACGAACTCCCCGAGGCCGGCGCGACCGTCACGGGCGACCTCGACTGGGAGCGGCGGTACAGCCACATGCGCTACCACACCGCCCAGCACCTGCTGTCGGCGCTACTGCTCGCGGAGTACGACGCCGAAACCACCGGGAACCAGGTGCGCGCCCACAAGGCCACCCTCGACTGCGCCTACGAGCGCTTCCACGACGACGAACTCGCCCACGTCGAGGAGCGGCTGAACGAGCTCGTCGACGACGCGCGGCCCGTCGAGTGGTACGTGCTGGACCGCGAGACCGCCGAGGAGGAGCTCGATCCCGAACGGACGCGGCTCTCGCTGCTGCCCGACTCGATCACCGAGATTCGAATCGTCGAGATCGGTGGGCGCTCCGCGGCACGGGGAGCCGCGGAGGGCGGCGATCCGGCGAGCGACGACGGCTCGGAGCCGTTCGACCGCACCGCCTGTGCGGGCACGCACGTCTCGAACACCGAGGAGATCGGCGAGGTGAGCGTGACGGGCCGGGAGACGAAAGGCAGCGAGGAGGAGCGGATCACGTTCGAACTCGCGTGA
- a CDS encoding HD domain-containing protein, with the protein MGVEIRDAPVSAEEFAEMEEFVHDYLAASVESEDDGGRMRWYPWHSADYRFNHIRNVVEIATRIAEAEGANVHVVRVAAVFHDVSKLEAEQDRHADAGARVAREYLQSRGEFPDSFVDEVCNVVADHSYQGPLSDVSLETQCLIEGDVLDKVGANGTVLMLLRMGYEARTHMDAAEMVDRVLERGQEHCDRVESDTAESIGHQRLKRVKWFREWLEEEVAGIDEESRETEF; encoded by the coding sequence ATGGGCGTCGAGATAAGGGACGCACCAGTCTCCGCCGAGGAGTTCGCCGAGATGGAGGAGTTCGTCCACGACTACCTCGCCGCCAGCGTCGAGAGCGAGGACGACGGCGGCCGGATGCGCTGGTACCCGTGGCACTCGGCGGACTACCGCTTCAACCACATCCGGAACGTCGTCGAGATCGCGACCCGCATCGCGGAGGCGGAGGGGGCGAACGTCCACGTCGTCCGCGTCGCCGCCGTGTTCCACGACGTCTCCAAACTGGAGGCCGAGCAGGACCGCCACGCCGACGCCGGCGCCCGCGTCGCTCGCGAGTACCTCCAGAGCCGGGGGGAGTTCCCCGACTCCTTCGTCGACGAGGTCTGCAACGTCGTCGCGGACCACTCCTACCAGGGGCCGCTCTCGGACGTTTCCCTCGAGACCCAGTGTCTGATCGAGGGCGACGTGCTGGACAAGGTCGGCGCCAACGGGACCGTCCTGATGCTGCTCCGGATGGGGTACGAGGCCCGGACCCACATGGACGCCGCGGAGATGGTCGACCGCGTGCTCGAGCGCGGGCAGGAACACTGCGACCGCGTCGAGAGCGACACCGCCGAGTCGATCGGCCACCAGCGGCTCAAACGCGTGAAGTGGTTCCGCGAGTGGCTGGAGGAGGAGGTCGCCGGCATCGACGAGGAGAGCCGGGAGACGGAGTTCTAG